The Pyrus communis chromosome 5, drPyrComm1.1, whole genome shotgun sequence region TAATTAGGTTATGtaataattagctaattgatttAGCTAAAAAAGGGAAATTAGGTAAAAGATATATGGGGTGAAATAAATTTTATGGATTACCTTGTAGAAGGATTTGATGAGATGAatttttgaattgttaccttTTTTGGGCATTTCTGACTTGGTTGAGGATGATTGCTCGCTACTCGCGCGTAGGAATCTTgatatgcctcaagggtatttttgtcttcttcatccaaaaatccacgtgtcgccttgtgaatatttttggctccacaactGAGATGTCCATTTCAGTAAAAATCCAGAACTGGGTTCGTTTTGCGAAGAGAGTGGCAACGGAGTTTTTTGGTATCGGCAATTCCAAGGTTACGGGAAAGTACGAGTTTATATCATTAATAATCAAAATTTGTCTTGAATTCATAACTATTAGTTTTTATAACAATTTCAAATGTAACCAAAATTTCATATAAATGTACTCTATGCCCTCAAAATTACAACCTAATTACAAATGTCGACTGCACTATTGTGAAAATGAAACACATTTTAAGTATAAAAATTGAAGTATAAGTTGGCCTTTTAGaattaagagcaactccaccgttgTTAAGGCCTagggctattcactatttaatccacccagtgaacagtaattgcccttAATGAATGGTGACTGCCATTTGCATCTCCACTCCTATACTGAATAGCCCTAGCAattggcaataaaatattagtatttttttttataaaataatacaaataattttcTGGCCACAATTTTGCCTAAAACTGGTATATTCCTATTCCTTGTTCTGTGATCTTCATTTTGAGATAAAAATTTCATGTGttttggtagagatttgagGTTGAACGAAACATAAATTTTCCGATCTTCTTCCAGGCAGAATTCGGTGATTGCAGCAGTGCAACTTGCGACCTAGACCAAGTCGACCCAATCACACAAACGGCGTGGCGATAAAGCAACAAACAGACGGTGAGTTGCTGCAGAAATCGCCGACTAGGGGGTGGTCGTTTTCTGGGCTCGGTTTCTCAGTGAacacagagaaaaaaaagatgTGACATCACATAGCCTTCAGGCTCTCAGGCCGGCTACTCGTGTCGAGCCTTTCCCTCGGGCCCACTAGGGCTCAATCGCCAGCACACGCTGGACCTCATTGCTCAGGCTATCTGGCCTTATTTGAGAGCCAGTCCATCGGGCTATTGCccacggtggaactgctctaataGGGAGCTATGGAAACAACCATTAGACTAAGCCAAAAGTGTGTGCCccaaattaagattttaaatatATGTACACATATGTACACAAAATGCCATGAAACCATGTGCTGGAGATTTCCATCCAAACGAAGACCTATTGAATTCATTTTGAAAGTATGCATAAGTTGTATGTTATGAAATTTCtagaatattaattaattattatgcaATAATATGCACTTCAGTTGTAGGTGatcattaattaataaataaattagacaATTTCATTGGCTGAATGTCTTTTCGTTCTGTCAACTTATTGGATTGGGCATCATACAATTCTTTATAAGGTGTTTCACAGTGTGTACGTGGGGTTGGTCTCTGCTTACAACAGGACTGACGACGATGGAAGAAATTGTTTCAAAGTTCTCGAGGAAGTTTGCTATTATCAAAGAGGAACATGAAGTAGTTGTGTTTGACAAACATGAGGTGGGATCGCTAAAATCATCCAAGGTGTTTCTGGTGGGTAAGGTGCTGGCCTCAAAATCAATTAACAAGGAAAGCTTTAAGAGACATATGCGGAATTTATGGCGCCCTAAGGCACAGGTGCTGATTTTTTATCTCGAAGACGATCGTTTCGCGTTTGGTTTCAACTCTCTTTCTAAGAGAAATACAATTCTGAGGGGGGGTCCCTggttatttaataaaaaatttctgttGGTCTTAGCGAAGGCAAATAATATGACCTATCCATCGAGGGTTCCGCTAGTTCATCAGGAATTTTGGATTCAGGTGAAAGGATTACCATTCTGTTATATGACACGCCAGATGGGGAAGTTTTTGGGCAACCAATTGGGGAAGTATGTACTCACTGACCAGATTCGAATGAAAGAACAGTTTGGAAGCATTCTTAGAATTAGGGTCCGGTTGGATATTCAAAAACCCTTGAGACAGTACGTAGCATTACAGCTAGACGGTCGAACATTGAATGTTGACATTCGATACGAAAAATTGCCATTTACTTGTTTTTTGTGTGGAATAATGGATCATGTGGAGGATCAGTGTGAAAAATATCATGGACTGCAGGATAATGACTATGCTAAGCCTTATGGGAGGTAGTTTCAAGATGTTGTCTTAGGGAAGGATTACAGGAAGCCTGTGGGgaaacggtttggtttggggCCTGATGGTGGATGGTCTATGTTAGTACCAATTGTGGAGAGTATGGATGAGATTATGAAGGAAGATGAGGAACCTGAAGCGATGATGGGTGGGAGGAATTAGATTGGTGCAGCCTATGGAATACATGTCTCGTGGAATGGGACTACGGAGTGATGTGGTTTGGAATTATGCTCGCAAGCTATGGTTGAAGGGAGGCAGATTTATCAAGATATTCCTAATCTTAATGTTGACCCGATGGAGGAGACGAATAATATGGCATCGGGATATTCCTAATCTTAATGCTGACTTGATGGAGGAGACGAATAGTATGGCAATATTGCCATACATGGCACCAGTTGGTGAGACTGTGTTGAGCCCAAGTCAACCTTTGATGTTGTTTGGTACCGAGATAATAACATCAAGTGCATGGCCACGAAATAAGGAAGGTAAAAATGTTGGAAAGACAAGCTATGATAACCAGAGTGAAACTACACTGTCGCTTTAACCAGAATCCATTCATTTTTGGAACTGGGAATGAGGATGGGAGAGAGATCCAACATCGATTAGGTCGtattatagaaagaaaaaaaaaaaaaaaaaagaaaaaaaaagatgcattGTAGTAAGATAGCTATCCCCGAACTGGGGAAAGGGGTGACTCAAGGAAAAGACTATGTTGTACGATCCCAGGCTATAAAGAAATGTGCTTATTTGAACTCAATGATTGATGAAGTGGTAAAGGCTGACGAGGTTCAGCCTCGCCGAGTGCAATGAGTTCTATCGGTTGGAATTGTCGGGGGCTTGGGAACCTCCGTGCCATTCGAGCACTTAAAAGACTGGTTCTCTTTAAAGATCCCACTGTGATTTTTCTGTGCGAAACTACAAGCTCCAGAGAACACACGGATAAGTTAATATCACAATTACAATTTCAGTGTGTGTTTACGGTACCGAGTTCAAGTCGGTCTGGTAATTTGTTTGTTATGTGGAAGGAGGAAGCGCAGACTTCACTTCGCTCATACTCTTCAAATCATATCGATCTTGAAGTATGAGGAGTGGGAGACGCCTTTTCACTGGAGGCTTACGTTTTTTATGGCTTTCTAGTTGAAGCTGATTGCTACAAGTCATAGGAGTTGCTTCGTCGGCTTAAGGAGAATTCATCATTACCATGGTGTTGTTTAGGAAAATTTAATGAAGTTCTCCAGGCCTTTGAACAGGAGGGTGGGGATATACATAGTGAAAGGCAAATGGAAGGATTTCATAATGCGTTGAGGGATTGTGAATTGAAAGATATGGTCTTTGTTGGCAACAACTTCACTTGGGTAACAATGAAGGATGATGGTATCAAGGTTCAATTAGATCAAGCGCTTGCTACACAGGATTGGTTAGACTTACTCCCAGGGTTCAGAGTTGTTCATTTGAAACCTACGTCCTCCGACCACATCCCGATCTTGTTAGAGTGGGGGATAAGGAAATGAGCCAAATTTAAGAAGAGTTTTCAGTATGAAAATGGTTGGTCAGTGAGGGACGATTGTGAGACAGCAATTCAAGAATGATGGTCTACAAACTATGTAAGGTCCCCCTATGTATCAAGTTATGGAAAAGATTAAGGCAACACGGGTGCAATTGCTAAAATGAGTTAAGAGCATAGAAGGATCCATTCCTGGGGAAATTGTCGCAATGAAAGATAAATTGCAAGCCCTCTTTGGTAAGCCTTTCACTAAAACAACTATTGCCCAAAGGCACGAATTGTATACTCGATTACATTCGCTATTGACACAAGAACAGGCGTTCTGGCGTCAACAATCCAAAGCGAATTGGTTGCGTCTTGGTTATCAAAATACCagatattttcatcaaaaagcCTCTCGTCGACAACGATGGAATGCACTATATGGGTTGGTCGATGAAACAGGGCATTGGCATGAAAGTAAGTGATAGGGATTTTACCacttgcaaaagtagggataaaaacacttaaaaatacttgcaagagtaaaAGGTTGTCGTAGTATAGCAGCTTAAGTAAGGTCATTTTtcacagggattgaatgaataatttacgttaaaaccaaatcttaattaactatttgaaaaaaaaatttggaagatgttgattttatgacctaaaatattaaaaacgaatttaattaaaaacaattaaataaattgggaaagtaaagaaaacaaaagaaaatagttttgaatatcAATTTAAGCATTAGGTTTCCGCCATCACCTTAACAATTCTATATAGTTCTTTCAATTATTATGAATTGCACATGCAtagtttgaaggttaggttttcatAAAATATGCCCTACTtgaatgtatatctaacatacaaCCCGTCCGTGGAGTCCAGATCGAATGTGAATATGCAAGACTctttaagttttgtgaaaaccttctaaaaaaccatataacccttaaaACGTGTTGTCCATcctaagaagttacacatattaaccacaagaagccaacGCCAATTTCAGGGACAGCCCTcagccaaaattgcatcaaattacttttctaaatatcctaatggtggccaatcatcaagacaaGTAGATAGTTTAAAgtacagtgattaataattcaaaacttgcatgcacaatgtcataagcaaattgaaaagaagctacatattcttgctaaggctcgtggcctcaCTCTAGCAAACAAAACTAGTCactaacaatcataaaacaaaatattatcatggatagaaaacaccttgataATAAACTTGAATCCTCCAAAGTAATGTTTGCGTTCTCCTCCTTCTCTCCCTAAAACCCTAAtgactaaaaagccttatttataatACTCTAATTAAAATTCTCCTAGTAAAAGGTCTtaaataaaactaggaaacataattaaatgataaaacaaaaaataaaaggcttcctatttgaactagaattcggagttctcagaaaattagtcttttgactgaccaaataaactccgatttggtcccaaaaggtctcgtttTAAAGATGAAGATGTCCCCTACAGATTCTcaaaaggaatcttcctcaatatatgccatcttgacctccaacACAACCAAAATGTCCAAAAACATCAATTTGGGAAAACTGTGCGCTGGGTCTTAATTTCATTGCCACGGTAacagcttggtagaaaaatctagaattttgacacaatcatcttgaaaggcacATGAACATCTTCCAATTGTAATCACtctaaaattcatccgtttgatcacttttgctccagaggaagtcgaatatcctatattggaaatatataacaaagtatcaaaattctaccaaaataaccaataaattaatactaagattagggtaaaatatatagtataatatggactcatcagtAAGGATGGGATGGCTTTGGTAATAGTGGATTATTTCCAGAAATTGTTTGATTCCACGGGAGAAGTAGATGTGTCGGTTGTTCTTAGTGCGGTTTCACCAAAAGTCACGGCCGAGATGAATCAGAGTCTTTTGGTACCATTTGTTTAGGACGAAATCAAGACTGCTTTGTTTCAAATACACCCTACTAAAGCGCCTGGACCTGATGGTATGACTCAAGTTTTATCAGAAACATTGGGTTATTGTTAGTCA contains the following coding sequences:
- the LOC137734428 gene encoding uncharacterized protein At4g02000-like — protein: MEEIVSKFSRKFAIIKEEHEVVVFDKHEVGSLKSSKVFLVGKVLASKSINKESFKRHMRNLWRPKAQVLIFYLEDDRFAFGFNSLSKRNTILRGGPWLFNKKFLLVLAKANNMTYPSRVPLVHQEFWIQVKGLPFCYMTRQMGKFLGNQLGKYVLTDQIRMKEQFGSILRIRVRLDIQKPLRQYVALQLDGRTLNVDIRYEKLPFTCFLCGIMDHVEDQCEKYHGLQDNDYAKPYGR